In Vespa crabro chromosome 13, iyVesCrab1.2, whole genome shotgun sequence, one DNA window encodes the following:
- the LOC124428855 gene encoding formin-like protein isoform X3, whose protein sequence is MGYHMRSGKGASERSPVALLGKITYIFGSKSVTKSSIVSFPHILPEKKNGWGVYIDPSTSGFGNLLAHESYRECFRWVREFLDEENQGLDALIDYLSFRLLMMRHEQRLLESHASSEEKLQTIETGGSSHLNNGCLRPSLHELKDSPSVKRRSRHVARLNMGEAKDDIHVCILCMRAIMNNKYGFNMVIQHREAINCIALSLMHKSLRTKALVLELLAAICLVKGGHEIILSAFDNFKEVCMERRRFTTLMTYFTQYDSFHIEFMVACMQFVNIVVHSVEDMNFRVHLQYEFTKLGLDEYLEKLRHTESEDLQVQISAYLDNVFDVAALMEDSETKTAALEKVAELEDELGHAHDRMTELERESLAKLAELETELGALKIEYTDVSEARRIAEEELAALKRQKQDSARRQSVLENKIIELETLTGTLTKSSSANMRNGSAMSPLNNSDIFGQENTISPGLSTEQLSTSDQVNNSTPAPPPPPPPPCPPPPPMAPLSPGDHKLPPPAPIPPPPAGMMQAPDGAMTIKRKVQTKYKLPTLNWIALKPNQVRGTIFNELDDDRLHNYIDFSDFEERFKIGMSGHVANGNSELDGLQSFPSKRFKKPENVSLLEHTRLRNIAISRRKMEMPVEKVIMAVNALDLKVLSLENVELLQRMVPTDQEIKAYREYIIEKKNINLLTEEDKFLMQLGKVERISTKLSIMNYIGNFFDNLHLITPQIHAVISASSTVKSSKKLRAVLEIILAFGNYLNSSKRGPAYGFKLQSLDTLLDTKSTDKRMCLLHYIVATIRIKFPELINFDSELMYIDKAATVSLENIITDVHELEKGMDLVRKEFELRGKEKHNTVLRDFLNNSEEKLRRLKSDARAAGEAFRECVEYFGESPRQADANTFFSLLVRFARSFKAADQENEQRRRLEAAAAEALNTSEQVIKRNKLNQKKQQDAVINELKNKTRLVQEKKLLQQDEVYNGALEDILLGLRSEPYRRADAVRRSQRRRIDNHRLSRTAEELEL, encoded by the exons atgggatATCATATGCGATCAG GAAAGGGTGCAAGCGAAAGATCCCCCGTCGCATTACTTGGCAAAATTACGTACATATTTGGATCCAAAAGCGTCACGAAGTCATCGA TCGTATCGTTTCCTCACATTCTtccagaaaagaaaaatggttgGGGAGTCTACATCGACCCAAGTACTTCGGGATTTGGAAATCTCCTTGCGCACGAATCATATAGA GAATGTTTTAGATGGGTAAGAGAATTCCTGGACGAGGAGAATCAAGGACTGGATGCTCTGATAGATTACCTTAGCTTCAGATTACTCATGATGCGACACGAACAACGTCTTTTGGAATCTCACGCTAGTTCCGAAGAAAAATTACAGACGA TCGAAACAGGCGGTTCTTCGCACTTGAATAATGGATGTTTAAGACCATCTCTTCACGAACTTAAAGACAGTCCCAGTGTAAAACGCAGATCCAGACATGTGGCTCGTTTGAATATGGGCGAAGCAAAGGACGATATCCATGTTTGCATACTTTGCATGCGTGccattatgaataataag TACGGTTTCAATATGGTTATACAACACAGAGAAGCAATTAATTGCATTGCGCTTAGTTTAATGCACAAAAGTTTAag GACGAAAGCTTTAGTTTTGGAACTTCTTGCGGCGATTTGTTTAGTAAAAGGCGgacatgaaattattttatcggcGTTCGATAATTTCAAAGAAGTGTGCATGGAAAGGCGAAGATTTACTACGCTCATGACTTATTTTACGCAATACGATAGTTTCCATATAGAATTCATGGTTGCCTGCATGCAGTTCGTGAATATCGTCGTTCATTCTGTGGAAGATATGAATTTTCGAGTACACTTGCAATATGAATTTACAAAATTAGGCCTCGATGAATATTTAGAGAAACTTAGACATACGGAAAGCGAAGATTTGCAa GTTCAAATCTCGGCTTACTTAGACAATGTATTCGATGTCGCTGCTTTAATGGAAGACAGCGAAACGAAGACTGCAGCATTAGAAAAAGTAGCTGAATTAGAGGATGAACTTGGCCAT gcacACGACAGAATGACCGAATTAGAAAGAGAATCTTTAGCGAAATTAGCAGAATTAGAGACTGAATTAGGTGCATTGAAGATAGAATACACGGATGTTTCGGAAGCGCGTAGAATAGCGGAGGAGGAACTTGCAGCGCTCAAACGACAAAAACAAGACTCTGCGCGTAGGCAAAGCGTTTTGGAGAATAAGATAATCGAATTGGAGACCCTTACAGGAACCCTTACGAAGAGTTCGTCGG CCAATATGCGAAATGGAAGCGCTATGAGTCCCTTGAACAATTCTGATATTTTCGGTCAGGAGAATACTATATCACCTGGACTAAGTACAGAACAATTGTCAACGTCGGATCAAGTTAATAATTCTACGCCAGCTCCACCTCCGCCACCTCCACCGCCATGTCCACCACCACCGCCTATGGCACCTCTTTCACCGGGCGATCACAAGTTACCACCACCTGCGCCtataccaccaccaccagctgGAATGATGCAAGCACCCGATGGAGCAATgacaattaaaagaaaa GTACAAACAAAGTACAAATTGCCTACCCTCAATTGGATCGCATTAAAACCGAATCAAGTACGAGGCACTATATTCAATGAATTGGATGACGATCGATTGCATAATTACATAGACTTTTCTGATTTTGAAGAGAGATTCAAGATCGGTATGAGTGGTCATGTAGCTAATGGTAATAGCGAACTGGATGGCCTGCAAAGCTTTCCTAGTAAAAGATTTAAGAAGCCTGAAAATGTGTCTCTTTTGGAACACACGAGATTACGAAATATTG cAATATCACGTAGAAAGATGGAGATGCCAGTGGAAAAGGTAATAATGGCCGTGAATGCTCTTGATTTGAAGGTACTTTCGCTTGAGAATGTAGAATTATTACAGCGTATGGTGCCAACCGATCAGGAG aTAAAAGCTTATCGTgaatatattatcgaaaagaagaatataaatctCTTAACCGAAGAGGATAAGTTTTTGATGCAATTAGGAAAGGTAGAAAGAATATCGACTAAACTTTCAATAATGAATTACATAGGAAACTTTTTTGACAATTTACACCTTATTACGCCACAAATACATGCTGTGATATCTGCATCAAGTACCGTGAAAAGTTCTAAGAAATTGAGAGCAGTTTTAGAAATCATTCTTGCTTTCGGAAACTATTTAAACAGTAGCAAACGTGGACCTGCTTACGGATTTAAATTACAAAGTTTAGATACGTTATTAGACACAAAGTCTACAGATAAAAGGATGTGccttttacattatatagtaGCAACAATACGAATCAAATTCCCGGAACTCATTAATTTCGATTCCGAACTCATGTATATTGATAAAGCTGCAACAG tttctcttgaaaatataataaccgACGTTCATGAATTGGAAAAGGGTATGGATCTTGTAAGAAAAGAATTCGAACTTCGTggtaaagaaaaacataatacCGTTCTACGtgactttttaaataattccgaAGAGAAATTACGTCGACTCAAATCAGACGCACGTGCTGCCGGTGAAGCATTTCGAGAATGCGTTGAATATTTCGGAGAGAGCCCCAGACAAGCAGATGCGAATACCTTCTTCTCGCTTCTTGTTAGATTCGCAAGATCTTTTAAG GCAGCGGATCAAGAAAATGAGCAACGTCGTAGATTAGAAGCTGCTGCTGCGGAAGCTTTAAATACGTCTGAGCAAgtaattaaacgaaataaattgaaCCAGAAGAAACAGCAG GATGCTGTCATAAATGAACtcaagaataaaacaagattgGTTCAAGAGAAGAAACTTCTACAGCAAGATGAAGTGTATAATGGTGCCCTAGAAGATATACTTCTTGGTCTTAGATCAGAACCATATCGTAGAGCAGATGCTGTGAGGCGTAGTCAACGCAGGCGAATTGATAACCATAGACTTTCCCGCACTGCCGAAGAACTTgaactttaa
- the LOC124428855 gene encoding formin-like protein isoform X2 — translation MGSVQSRINESDAGVREVFHGAIKDGSSQHSYQPTSHGIGALAGLHAKSGSVRGAPRQPMPDAVELERRFTKVLASMDLPPDKAKLLKQYDNEKKWDIICDQERVQAKDPPSHYLAKLRTYLDPKASRSHRKRKMVGESTSTQVLRDLEISLRTNHIEWVREFLDEENQGLDALIDYLSFRLLMMRHEQRLLESHASSEEKLQTIETGGSSHLNNGCLRPSLHELKDSPSVKRRSRHVARLNMGEAKDDIHVCILCMRAIMNNKYGFNMVIQHREAINCIALSLMHKSLRTKALVLELLAAICLVKGGHEIILSAFDNFKEVCMERRRFTTLMTYFTQYDSFHIEFMVACMQFVNIVVHSVEDMNFRVHLQYEFTKLGLDEYLEKLRHTESEDLQVQISAYLDNVFDVAALMEDSETKTAALEKVAELEDELGHAHDRMTELERESLAKLAELETELGALKIEYTDVSEARRIAEEELAALKRQKQDSARRQSVLENKIIELETLTGTLTKSSSANMRNGSAMSPLNNSDIFGQENTISPGLSTEQLSTSDQVNNSTPAPPPPPPPPCPPPPPMAPLSPGDHKLPPPAPIPPPPAGMMQAPDGAMTIKRKVQTKYKLPTLNWIALKPNQVRGTIFNELDDDRLHNYIDFSDFEERFKIGMSGHVANGNSELDGLQSFPSKRFKKPENVSLLEHTRLRNIAISRRKMEMPVEKVIMAVNALDLKVLSLENVELLQRMVPTDQEIKAYREYIIEKKNINLLTEEDKFLMQLGKVERISTKLSIMNYIGNFFDNLHLITPQIHAVISASSTVKSSKKLRAVLEIILAFGNYLNSSKRGPAYGFKLQSLDTLLDTKSTDKRMCLLHYIVATIRIKFPELINFDSELMYIDKAATVSLENIITDVHELEKGMDLVRKEFELRGKEKHNTVLRDFLNNSEEKLRRLKSDARAAGEAFRECVEYFGESPRQADANTFFSLLVRFARSFKAADQENEQRRRLEAAAAEALNTSEQVIKRNKLNQKKQQDAVINELKNKTRLVQEKKLLQQDEVYNGALEDILLGLRSEPYRRADAVRRSQRRRIDNHRLSRTAEELEL, via the exons ATGGGTAGCGTGCAAAGTCGTATCAACGAGAGCGACGCCGGTGTACGGGAAGTATTTCATGGGGCTATCAAAGACGGATCCTCTCAACATTCTTATCAACCAACGAGTCATGGTATCGGAGCTTTGGCCGGATTACATGCGAAAAGTGGTAGCGTCCGTGGTGCACCAAGACAACCGATGCCGGATGCCGTAGAACTTGAAAGGCGCTTTACCAAAGTCTTG GCGTCTATGGATCTACCACCGGATAAGGCGAAACTTTTGAAACAGTacgataacgaaaaaaaatgggatATCATATGCGATCAG GAAAGGGTGCAAGCGAAAGATCCCCCGTCGCATTACTTGGCAAAATTACGTACATATTTGGATCCAAAAGCGTCACGAAGTCATCGA aaaagaaaaatggttgGGGAGTCTACATCGACCCAAGTACTTCGGGATTTGGAAATCTCCTTGCGCACGAATCATATAGA ATGGGTAAGAGAATTCCTGGACGAGGAGAATCAAGGACTGGATGCTCTGATAGATTACCTTAGCTTCAGATTACTCATGATGCGACACGAACAACGTCTTTTGGAATCTCACGCTAGTTCCGAAGAAAAATTACAGACGA TCGAAACAGGCGGTTCTTCGCACTTGAATAATGGATGTTTAAGACCATCTCTTCACGAACTTAAAGACAGTCCCAGTGTAAAACGCAGATCCAGACATGTGGCTCGTTTGAATATGGGCGAAGCAAAGGACGATATCCATGTTTGCATACTTTGCATGCGTGccattatgaataataag TACGGTTTCAATATGGTTATACAACACAGAGAAGCAATTAATTGCATTGCGCTTAGTTTAATGCACAAAAGTTTAag GACGAAAGCTTTAGTTTTGGAACTTCTTGCGGCGATTTGTTTAGTAAAAGGCGgacatgaaattattttatcggcGTTCGATAATTTCAAAGAAGTGTGCATGGAAAGGCGAAGATTTACTACGCTCATGACTTATTTTACGCAATACGATAGTTTCCATATAGAATTCATGGTTGCCTGCATGCAGTTCGTGAATATCGTCGTTCATTCTGTGGAAGATATGAATTTTCGAGTACACTTGCAATATGAATTTACAAAATTAGGCCTCGATGAATATTTAGAGAAACTTAGACATACGGAAAGCGAAGATTTGCAa GTTCAAATCTCGGCTTACTTAGACAATGTATTCGATGTCGCTGCTTTAATGGAAGACAGCGAAACGAAGACTGCAGCATTAGAAAAAGTAGCTGAATTAGAGGATGAACTTGGCCAT gcacACGACAGAATGACCGAATTAGAAAGAGAATCTTTAGCGAAATTAGCAGAATTAGAGACTGAATTAGGTGCATTGAAGATAGAATACACGGATGTTTCGGAAGCGCGTAGAATAGCGGAGGAGGAACTTGCAGCGCTCAAACGACAAAAACAAGACTCTGCGCGTAGGCAAAGCGTTTTGGAGAATAAGATAATCGAATTGGAGACCCTTACAGGAACCCTTACGAAGAGTTCGTCGG CCAATATGCGAAATGGAAGCGCTATGAGTCCCTTGAACAATTCTGATATTTTCGGTCAGGAGAATACTATATCACCTGGACTAAGTACAGAACAATTGTCAACGTCGGATCAAGTTAATAATTCTACGCCAGCTCCACCTCCGCCACCTCCACCGCCATGTCCACCACCACCGCCTATGGCACCTCTTTCACCGGGCGATCACAAGTTACCACCACCTGCGCCtataccaccaccaccagctgGAATGATGCAAGCACCCGATGGAGCAATgacaattaaaagaaaa GTACAAACAAAGTACAAATTGCCTACCCTCAATTGGATCGCATTAAAACCGAATCAAGTACGAGGCACTATATTCAATGAATTGGATGACGATCGATTGCATAATTACATAGACTTTTCTGATTTTGAAGAGAGATTCAAGATCGGTATGAGTGGTCATGTAGCTAATGGTAATAGCGAACTGGATGGCCTGCAAAGCTTTCCTAGTAAAAGATTTAAGAAGCCTGAAAATGTGTCTCTTTTGGAACACACGAGATTACGAAATATTG cAATATCACGTAGAAAGATGGAGATGCCAGTGGAAAAGGTAATAATGGCCGTGAATGCTCTTGATTTGAAGGTACTTTCGCTTGAGAATGTAGAATTATTACAGCGTATGGTGCCAACCGATCAGGAG aTAAAAGCTTATCGTgaatatattatcgaaaagaagaatataaatctCTTAACCGAAGAGGATAAGTTTTTGATGCAATTAGGAAAGGTAGAAAGAATATCGACTAAACTTTCAATAATGAATTACATAGGAAACTTTTTTGACAATTTACACCTTATTACGCCACAAATACATGCTGTGATATCTGCATCAAGTACCGTGAAAAGTTCTAAGAAATTGAGAGCAGTTTTAGAAATCATTCTTGCTTTCGGAAACTATTTAAACAGTAGCAAACGTGGACCTGCTTACGGATTTAAATTACAAAGTTTAGATACGTTATTAGACACAAAGTCTACAGATAAAAGGATGTGccttttacattatatagtaGCAACAATACGAATCAAATTCCCGGAACTCATTAATTTCGATTCCGAACTCATGTATATTGATAAAGCTGCAACAG tttctcttgaaaatataataaccgACGTTCATGAATTGGAAAAGGGTATGGATCTTGTAAGAAAAGAATTCGAACTTCGTggtaaagaaaaacataatacCGTTCTACGtgactttttaaataattccgaAGAGAAATTACGTCGACTCAAATCAGACGCACGTGCTGCCGGTGAAGCATTTCGAGAATGCGTTGAATATTTCGGAGAGAGCCCCAGACAAGCAGATGCGAATACCTTCTTCTCGCTTCTTGTTAGATTCGCAAGATCTTTTAAG GCAGCGGATCAAGAAAATGAGCAACGTCGTAGATTAGAAGCTGCTGCTGCGGAAGCTTTAAATACGTCTGAGCAAgtaattaaacgaaataaattgaaCCAGAAGAAACAGCAG GATGCTGTCATAAATGAACtcaagaataaaacaagattgGTTCAAGAGAAGAAACTTCTACAGCAAGATGAAGTGTATAATGGTGCCCTAGAAGATATACTTCTTGGTCTTAGATCAGAACCATATCGTAGAGCAGATGCTGTGAGGCGTAGTCAACGCAGGCGAATTGATAACCATAGACTTTCCCGCACTGCCGAAGAACTTgaactttaa
- the LOC124428855 gene encoding formin-like protein isoform X1, whose translation MGSVQSRINESDAGVREVFHGAIKDGSSQHSYQPTSHGIGALAGLHAKSGSVRGAPRQPMPDAVELERRFTKVLASMDLPPDKAKLLKQYDNEKKWDIICDQERVQAKDPPSHYLAKLRTYLDPKASRSHRSYRFLTFFQKRKMVGESTSTQVLRDLEISLRTNHIEWVREFLDEENQGLDALIDYLSFRLLMMRHEQRLLESHASSEEKLQTIETGGSSHLNNGCLRPSLHELKDSPSVKRRSRHVARLNMGEAKDDIHVCILCMRAIMNNKYGFNMVIQHREAINCIALSLMHKSLRTKALVLELLAAICLVKGGHEIILSAFDNFKEVCMERRRFTTLMTYFTQYDSFHIEFMVACMQFVNIVVHSVEDMNFRVHLQYEFTKLGLDEYLEKLRHTESEDLQVQISAYLDNVFDVAALMEDSETKTAALEKVAELEDELGHAHDRMTELERESLAKLAELETELGALKIEYTDVSEARRIAEEELAALKRQKQDSARRQSVLENKIIELETLTGTLTKSSSANMRNGSAMSPLNNSDIFGQENTISPGLSTEQLSTSDQVNNSTPAPPPPPPPPCPPPPPMAPLSPGDHKLPPPAPIPPPPAGMMQAPDGAMTIKRKVQTKYKLPTLNWIALKPNQVRGTIFNELDDDRLHNYIDFSDFEERFKIGMSGHVANGNSELDGLQSFPSKRFKKPENVSLLEHTRLRNIAISRRKMEMPVEKVIMAVNALDLKVLSLENVELLQRMVPTDQEIKAYREYIIEKKNINLLTEEDKFLMQLGKVERISTKLSIMNYIGNFFDNLHLITPQIHAVISASSTVKSSKKLRAVLEIILAFGNYLNSSKRGPAYGFKLQSLDTLLDTKSTDKRMCLLHYIVATIRIKFPELINFDSELMYIDKAATVSLENIITDVHELEKGMDLVRKEFELRGKEKHNTVLRDFLNNSEEKLRRLKSDARAAGEAFRECVEYFGESPRQADANTFFSLLVRFARSFKAADQENEQRRRLEAAAAEALNTSEQVIKRNKLNQKKQQDAVINELKNKTRLVQEKKLLQQDEVYNGALEDILLGLRSEPYRRADAVRRSQRRRIDNHRLSRTAEELEL comes from the exons ATGGGTAGCGTGCAAAGTCGTATCAACGAGAGCGACGCCGGTGTACGGGAAGTATTTCATGGGGCTATCAAAGACGGATCCTCTCAACATTCTTATCAACCAACGAGTCATGGTATCGGAGCTTTGGCCGGATTACATGCGAAAAGTGGTAGCGTCCGTGGTGCACCAAGACAACCGATGCCGGATGCCGTAGAACTTGAAAGGCGCTTTACCAAAGTCTTG GCGTCTATGGATCTACCACCGGATAAGGCGAAACTTTTGAAACAGTacgataacgaaaaaaaatgggatATCATATGCGATCAG GAAAGGGTGCAAGCGAAAGATCCCCCGTCGCATTACTTGGCAAAATTACGTACATATTTGGATCCAAAAGCGTCACGAAGTCATCGA TCGTATCGTTTCCTCACATTCTtccagaaaagaaaaatggttgGGGAGTCTACATCGACCCAAGTACTTCGGGATTTGGAAATCTCCTTGCGCACGAATCATATAGA ATGGGTAAGAGAATTCCTGGACGAGGAGAATCAAGGACTGGATGCTCTGATAGATTACCTTAGCTTCAGATTACTCATGATGCGACACGAACAACGTCTTTTGGAATCTCACGCTAGTTCCGAAGAAAAATTACAGACGA TCGAAACAGGCGGTTCTTCGCACTTGAATAATGGATGTTTAAGACCATCTCTTCACGAACTTAAAGACAGTCCCAGTGTAAAACGCAGATCCAGACATGTGGCTCGTTTGAATATGGGCGAAGCAAAGGACGATATCCATGTTTGCATACTTTGCATGCGTGccattatgaataataag TACGGTTTCAATATGGTTATACAACACAGAGAAGCAATTAATTGCATTGCGCTTAGTTTAATGCACAAAAGTTTAag GACGAAAGCTTTAGTTTTGGAACTTCTTGCGGCGATTTGTTTAGTAAAAGGCGgacatgaaattattttatcggcGTTCGATAATTTCAAAGAAGTGTGCATGGAAAGGCGAAGATTTACTACGCTCATGACTTATTTTACGCAATACGATAGTTTCCATATAGAATTCATGGTTGCCTGCATGCAGTTCGTGAATATCGTCGTTCATTCTGTGGAAGATATGAATTTTCGAGTACACTTGCAATATGAATTTACAAAATTAGGCCTCGATGAATATTTAGAGAAACTTAGACATACGGAAAGCGAAGATTTGCAa GTTCAAATCTCGGCTTACTTAGACAATGTATTCGATGTCGCTGCTTTAATGGAAGACAGCGAAACGAAGACTGCAGCATTAGAAAAAGTAGCTGAATTAGAGGATGAACTTGGCCAT gcacACGACAGAATGACCGAATTAGAAAGAGAATCTTTAGCGAAATTAGCAGAATTAGAGACTGAATTAGGTGCATTGAAGATAGAATACACGGATGTTTCGGAAGCGCGTAGAATAGCGGAGGAGGAACTTGCAGCGCTCAAACGACAAAAACAAGACTCTGCGCGTAGGCAAAGCGTTTTGGAGAATAAGATAATCGAATTGGAGACCCTTACAGGAACCCTTACGAAGAGTTCGTCGG CCAATATGCGAAATGGAAGCGCTATGAGTCCCTTGAACAATTCTGATATTTTCGGTCAGGAGAATACTATATCACCTGGACTAAGTACAGAACAATTGTCAACGTCGGATCAAGTTAATAATTCTACGCCAGCTCCACCTCCGCCACCTCCACCGCCATGTCCACCACCACCGCCTATGGCACCTCTTTCACCGGGCGATCACAAGTTACCACCACCTGCGCCtataccaccaccaccagctgGAATGATGCAAGCACCCGATGGAGCAATgacaattaaaagaaaa GTACAAACAAAGTACAAATTGCCTACCCTCAATTGGATCGCATTAAAACCGAATCAAGTACGAGGCACTATATTCAATGAATTGGATGACGATCGATTGCATAATTACATAGACTTTTCTGATTTTGAAGAGAGATTCAAGATCGGTATGAGTGGTCATGTAGCTAATGGTAATAGCGAACTGGATGGCCTGCAAAGCTTTCCTAGTAAAAGATTTAAGAAGCCTGAAAATGTGTCTCTTTTGGAACACACGAGATTACGAAATATTG cAATATCACGTAGAAAGATGGAGATGCCAGTGGAAAAGGTAATAATGGCCGTGAATGCTCTTGATTTGAAGGTACTTTCGCTTGAGAATGTAGAATTATTACAGCGTATGGTGCCAACCGATCAGGAG aTAAAAGCTTATCGTgaatatattatcgaaaagaagaatataaatctCTTAACCGAAGAGGATAAGTTTTTGATGCAATTAGGAAAGGTAGAAAGAATATCGACTAAACTTTCAATAATGAATTACATAGGAAACTTTTTTGACAATTTACACCTTATTACGCCACAAATACATGCTGTGATATCTGCATCAAGTACCGTGAAAAGTTCTAAGAAATTGAGAGCAGTTTTAGAAATCATTCTTGCTTTCGGAAACTATTTAAACAGTAGCAAACGTGGACCTGCTTACGGATTTAAATTACAAAGTTTAGATACGTTATTAGACACAAAGTCTACAGATAAAAGGATGTGccttttacattatatagtaGCAACAATACGAATCAAATTCCCGGAACTCATTAATTTCGATTCCGAACTCATGTATATTGATAAAGCTGCAACAG tttctcttgaaaatataataaccgACGTTCATGAATTGGAAAAGGGTATGGATCTTGTAAGAAAAGAATTCGAACTTCGTggtaaagaaaaacataatacCGTTCTACGtgactttttaaataattccgaAGAGAAATTACGTCGACTCAAATCAGACGCACGTGCTGCCGGTGAAGCATTTCGAGAATGCGTTGAATATTTCGGAGAGAGCCCCAGACAAGCAGATGCGAATACCTTCTTCTCGCTTCTTGTTAGATTCGCAAGATCTTTTAAG GCAGCGGATCAAGAAAATGAGCAACGTCGTAGATTAGAAGCTGCTGCTGCGGAAGCTTTAAATACGTCTGAGCAAgtaattaaacgaaataaattgaaCCAGAAGAAACAGCAG GATGCTGTCATAAATGAACtcaagaataaaacaagattgGTTCAAGAGAAGAAACTTCTACAGCAAGATGAAGTGTATAATGGTGCCCTAGAAGATATACTTCTTGGTCTTAGATCAGAACCATATCGTAGAGCAGATGCTGTGAGGCGTAGTCAACGCAGGCGAATTGATAACCATAGACTTTCCCGCACTGCCGAAGAACTTgaactttaa